Proteins from a single region of Crassaminicella profunda:
- a CDS encoding deoxyguanosinetriphosphate triphosphohydrolase codes for MIFREITEKMEEQNLSSFATKSIRTKGRKVSEEKCMIRTEYQRDRDRILHAKAFRRLKHKTQVFLSPEGDHYRTRLTHTLEVAQISRTIARALRLNEDLTEAIGLGHDIGHTPFGHSGEKILNKIHKNGFKHNQQSLRVVDYLEKGKLGYGLNLTYEVRDGILNHTGENEPSTLEGEIVKLSDRIAYINHDIDDAIRANVIRFDDLPKDCLKILGKTHSERINRMIIDVIKNSYNKKKIRMSEEKWVYTNKLREFMFSNVYLNKKAKKEEEKAQYILEQLYGYFLKKPYKMPQEMVKRVEECGLEEIVKDYIAGMSDRYVINKYLEIYVPSVWE; via the coding sequence ATGATATTTAGAGAAATAACTGAAAAAATGGAAGAACAAAATCTTTCATCTTTTGCTACAAAGTCAATTCGAACAAAAGGAAGAAAAGTGTCAGAAGAGAAATGTATGATTCGCACAGAATATCAAAGAGATAGAGATCGAATACTACATGCTAAGGCATTTAGGAGACTTAAGCATAAAACACAGGTATTTCTCTCTCCAGAAGGAGATCATTATAGAACGAGACTCACTCATACATTAGAAGTAGCTCAAATTTCCCGTACTATAGCACGAGCATTGCGGTTAAATGAAGATTTAACAGAAGCTATTGGATTAGGGCATGATATCGGACATACTCCCTTTGGACATAGTGGAGAAAAAATATTAAATAAAATTCATAAAAATGGATTTAAACATAATCAACAGAGTTTAAGAGTAGTAGACTATTTAGAAAAAGGGAAACTAGGATATGGCTTAAATCTTACTTATGAAGTTAGAGATGGGATACTAAACCATACGGGAGAAAATGAACCATCCACATTAGAGGGAGAAATTGTAAAACTTAGTGATAGAATTGCTTATATTAATCATGATATTGATGATGCAATAAGGGCAAATGTCATTAGATTTGATGATCTACCTAAAGATTGTCTAAAAATATTAGGAAAAACTCATAGTGAAAGAATTAATAGGATGATTATAGATGTAATAAAAAATAGTTATAATAAAAAAAAAATTAGAATGAGTGAAGAAAAATGGGTATATACAAATAAATTAAGAGAATTTATGTTTAGTAATGTATATTTAAATAAGAAGGCTAAAAAAGAAGAAGAGAAGGCACAATATATATTAGAACAGCTATATGGGTACTTTTTAAAAAAACCATATAAAATGCCTCAAGAAATGGTGAAAAGAGTAGAGGAATGTGGTTTAGAAGAGATAGTAAAGGATTATATAGCAGGAATGTCAGATCGATATGTTATTAATAAATATTTAGAAATTTATGTGCCTAGTGTATGGGAATGA
- a CDS encoding helix-turn-helix transcriptional regulator, with the protein MEFTERQKKITNIVKENEPITSEQIAKLLKVTRATLRPDLAILTMTGILDARPKVGYLYSGNHPVNLISEEIHRIKVSDIKGMPIVVEEQTTLYDAIVTLFLEDVGTMFVVSNGYLTGAVSRKDFLKNIMGGTDINKVPVGLIMTRMPNIIMTYPNETALEAASKIIEHEVDSLPVVEKVKVNGKENYKVIGKVSKTNITKLFVELGSQ; encoded by the coding sequence ATAGAATTCACAGAGCGTCAAAAAAAAATTACTAACATTGTAAAAGAAAACGAACCTATTACTAGTGAACAAATTGCAAAACTATTAAAAGTTACAAGAGCTACATTAAGACCTGATTTAGCCATACTTACAATGACTGGAATTTTAGATGCAAGACCAAAGGTAGGGTATCTATATTCAGGTAATCATCCGGTTAATTTAATTTCTGAGGAAATTCACCGTATAAAAGTAAGTGATATAAAAGGTATGCCTATAGTAGTTGAGGAACAGACTACCCTTTATGATGCTATTGTAACATTATTCCTTGAAGATGTTGGAACCATGTTTGTTGTATCTAATGGATATCTTACAGGTGCAGTATCTAGAAAGGATTTTTTGAAAAATATTATGGGGGGTACGGATATCAATAAAGTACCAGTAGGTTTAATTATGACCAGAATGCCCAATATCATTATGACTTACCCAAATGAAACTGCACTAGAGGCTGCCAGTAAGATTATAGAGCATGAAGTGGACAGTCTTCCAGTAGTAGAAAAAGTCAAAGTAAATGGAAAAGAAAATTACAAAGTAATAGGCAAGGTATCTAAGACCAACATAACAAAATTGTTTGTTGAGCTTGGGAGTCAATAA
- a CDS encoding glycine--tRNA ligase, producing MTTEKTMDKIVSLAKGRGFIFPGSDIYGGLANTWDYGPMGVELKNNVKKAWWKKFIQESPYNVGLDAAILMNPQTWVASGHVGGFNDPLLDCKKCKARFRADKLIEDYFREKGQEEVVDGWTNEKMEGFINEKGIKCPECGELDYTNIRQFNLMFKTYQGVTESSKSEIFLRPETAQGIFVNFKNVQRSARKKVPFGIGQIGKSFRNEITPGNFTFRTREFEQMELEFFCKPGEDLEWFAYWKDYCKNWLLSLNMKSENIKMRDHDQEELSHYSNATTDVEYKFPFGWGELWGIADRTDFDLKQHKEHSGVDLSYQDPVTNEKYIPYCIEPSLGADRVTLAFLVDAYEDEVLEDGSSRTVLKLHPALAPYKVAVLPLTKKLSEGAEELYSKLAKKFMVDYDVSGSIGKRYRRQDEVGTPFCITYDFDTLEDHSVTVRDRDTMEQVRIKIEDLERYIEERIVF from the coding sequence ATGACTACAGAGAAGACAATGGACAAAATTGTTTCATTGGCAAAAGGAAGAGGATTTATATTCCCAGGATCTGATATTTATGGAGGTTTGGCAAATACGTGGGATTATGGACCAATGGGAGTTGAATTAAAAAATAATGTAAAAAAAGCTTGGTGGAAAAAATTCATCCAAGAATCTCCTTATAATGTAGGGCTTGATGCTGCAATCTTAATGAATCCACAAACATGGGTAGCATCTGGACACGTGGGAGGATTTAATGATCCACTGCTTGATTGTAAAAAGTGCAAAGCAAGATTTAGAGCAGATAAACTTATAGAAGATTATTTCAGAGAAAAGGGACAAGAAGAAGTAGTAGATGGCTGGACAAATGAGAAAATGGAAGGCTTTATTAATGAAAAAGGGATAAAATGTCCAGAATGTGGTGAACTAGATTATACGAATATTAGACAATTTAATTTAATGTTCAAAACTTATCAAGGGGTAACAGAAAGTTCAAAATCAGAAATATTTTTAAGACCAGAAACAGCTCAAGGGATCTTTGTAAATTTCAAAAATGTACAAAGAAGTGCAAGAAAGAAAGTACCTTTTGGAATTGGTCAAATTGGTAAATCCTTTAGAAATGAAATCACACCAGGAAACTTTACTTTTAGAACTCGTGAATTTGAGCAAATGGAGCTTGAGTTTTTCTGTAAACCTGGAGAAGATTTAGAGTGGTTTGCTTATTGGAAAGATTATTGTAAAAATTGGTTATTATCATTAAACATGAAATCAGAAAACATTAAAATGAGAGATCACGATCAAGAAGAATTATCTCATTATAGTAATGCCACAACAGATGTTGAATACAAGTTCCCATTTGGTTGGGGCGAGCTTTGGGGCATTGCAGATAGAACTGATTTTGACTTAAAACAGCATAAGGAGCATTCAGGAGTTGATTTAAGCTATCAAGATCCAGTAACAAATGAAAAATATATACCATATTGTATAGAGCCATCTCTAGGAGCAGATCGAGTAACATTGGCATTTTTAGTAGATGCTTATGAAGATGAGGTATTAGAAGATGGAAGTAGTAGAACTGTTTTAAAATTACACCCAGCATTAGCACCATATAAAGTGGCAGTGTTACCACTGACAAAGAAATTAAGTGAAGGTGCTGAAGAATTGTATTCAAAACTTGCTAAGAAATTTATGGTTGACTATGATGTATCTGGTAGTATCGGAAAAAGATATAGAAGACAAGATGAAGTAGGTACACCGTTTTGTATTACTTATGATTTTGATACTTTAGAAGATCATTCAGTTACTGTAAGAGATAGAGATACAATGGAGCAAGTAAGAATAAAAATAGAAGACTTAGAAAGATATATTGAAGAAAGAATTGTTTTTTAA
- a CDS encoding pyruvate, water dikinase regulatory protein, with the protein MNRRLVVYVISDSIGETGEQVVKAAISQFVCKDCEIRRFPYISEEEQIIEIMNEAKNENSMIVFTMVIPSLRKILLEKAKEHNIITVDAMTPIVEALEKALKETPKNEPGLIRKLDEKYFKKIEAIEFAVKYDDGKDPRGLKKADIVLIGISRTSKTPLSMYLAHKNIKVANVPLVPEVPVPDELFKIYPRKIIGLTTNPIKLNEIRQERLKALGLKNEANYASMDRILKELDYAENIMKRVGCPIIDVASKAIEESAGIILEIIKENA; encoded by the coding sequence ATGAATCGTAGACTCGTGGTATATGTAATTTCTGATTCAATAGGAGAAACAGGAGAACAAGTAGTAAAGGCAGCTATTAGTCAATTTGTATGTAAAGATTGTGAAATAAGAAGATTTCCATATATATCAGAAGAAGAACAAATTATAGAAATTATGAATGAAGCAAAAAACGAAAATTCTATGATTGTCTTTACAATGGTAATACCAAGTTTAAGAAAAATACTACTTGAAAAGGCTAAAGAACATAATATTATTACTGTAGATGCTATGACGCCTATTGTAGAAGCTTTAGAAAAGGCATTAAAAGAGACACCTAAAAATGAACCAGGATTAATAAGAAAATTAGATGAGAAATATTTCAAAAAAATTGAGGCCATTGAATTTGCAGTAAAATATGATGATGGAAAAGATCCTAGAGGCTTAAAAAAAGCAGATATTGTTTTAATTGGTATTTCAAGAACTTCTAAAACACCACTTAGTATGTATCTTGCGCATAAAAATATTAAAGTAGCAAATGTTCCGTTGGTTCCAGAAGTTCCTGTACCAGATGAATTATTTAAAATTTATCCTAGAAAAATAATAGGACTTACAACAAATCCTATAAAACTTAATGAAATAAGACAAGAAAGACTGAAAGCTTTAGGACTTAAAAATGAAGCAAATTATGCAAGCATGGATAGAATCTTAAAGGAATTAGATTATGCAGAAAACATAATGAAAAGAGTTGGGTGTCCAATCATTGATGTGGCTAGCAAAGCAATAGAAGAAAGTGCAGGGATTATTTTAGAAATTATAAAAGAAAATGCTTAA
- the dnaG gene encoding DNA primase has translation MGIVFDEGLIDEIKSQNDIVDVVSKYVHLKKAGQNYKGLCPFHHEKTPSFIVSDEKQFYHCFGCGESGDVISFMMKLENLDFIDALRLLGEWAGINIDEISTSKKEKEEIYRKNNIYQINRDAAFYYYKNLVKEENKGLSYLFKRGLNIKTIKKFGLGYAKDGWEALNNYLLKKGYDQESIFKAGLVLERKKKNGYYDRFRNRVIFPIINTTGKVIGFGGRVIENKEPKYLNSPETPVFNKGNNLFSLNLAKNEVRKMKQIIVVEGYMDVIGLYESGIKNVVASLGTALTKNQANLLKRYADEVIIAYDADIAGQAATLRGLDILREAGCGVRVVRLSEGKDPDELVRKKGKEAFLKEVKNALSLIDYKIMLSKEENDLTTSEGKVKFVKSITQILKQLKSPVEIDVYIKKIARESEISIEAIKTEIYGNNKKNNEKKEIVDTRKYRSKHDRYTNKYNIQPLKPIQKIGYIEAERALLKLIINNKTFFQRVKEQLCFEDFMDQSNSKIAELVYGLYEINDSIDLEAILNQLNIEEVSILHQIKNSIVPKENVDKALNDYIKTIQKHKIVQRKIYIEEELKKLEKKENKSKEQIVRIRELCIDYEKLLRELKKL, from the coding sequence ATGGGGATTGTATTTGATGAAGGATTAATTGATGAAATAAAATCACAAAATGATATTGTGGATGTTGTTTCAAAATATGTCCACTTAAAAAAAGCTGGACAAAATTATAAAGGATTATGTCCTTTTCATCATGAAAAGACACCTTCCTTTATCGTATCAGATGAAAAACAGTTTTATCATTGTTTTGGGTGTGGAGAATCTGGTGATGTAATCAGTTTCATGATGAAGCTTGAAAATTTAGACTTTATAGATGCACTTCGCTTACTTGGAGAATGGGCAGGAATAAATATTGATGAAATTTCTACATCTAAGAAGGAAAAAGAAGAAATATATCGAAAGAATAATATATATCAAATAAATAGAGATGCAGCTTTTTATTATTATAAGAATTTAGTTAAGGAAGAAAATAAAGGGCTGAGTTATTTATTCAAAAGAGGCCTTAATATTAAAACAATAAAAAAATTTGGATTAGGTTATGCAAAAGATGGTTGGGAAGCGTTAAATAACTATCTTCTTAAAAAAGGATATGACCAAGAGTCAATCTTTAAAGCTGGATTGGTCTTAGAAAGAAAAAAGAAAAATGGTTATTATGATAGATTTAGAAATAGGGTTATTTTTCCAATTATCAATACAACAGGGAAAGTTATTGGCTTTGGAGGTAGGGTAATAGAAAATAAGGAACCTAAATATCTAAACTCTCCTGAAACGCCGGTTTTTAATAAAGGAAATAATTTATTCAGTTTGAATCTTGCAAAAAATGAAGTAAGAAAAATGAAACAAATTATTGTAGTAGAAGGGTATATGGATGTAATTGGTTTGTATGAAAGTGGCATAAAAAATGTTGTTGCATCTTTGGGGACAGCACTTACTAAAAATCAAGCCAATTTATTAAAAAGATATGCGGATGAGGTGATTATTGCATATGACGCTGATATAGCAGGACAAGCAGCTACATTAAGAGGACTTGATATTTTAAGGGAAGCAGGATGTGGAGTACGAGTGGTTCGTTTGTCTGAAGGGAAAGATCCAGATGAGCTTGTTAGAAAAAAAGGAAAAGAAGCTTTCTTAAAGGAAGTTAAAAATGCTTTGTCATTAATAGATTATAAAATCATGTTGTCTAAAGAAGAAAATGATCTAACAACTTCTGAAGGAAAAGTAAAATTTGTAAAATCTATCACCCAAATATTAAAGCAGCTGAAAAGTCCTGTGGAGATAGATGTGTATATTAAAAAAATAGCACGAGAATCAGAAATTTCAATAGAAGCTATAAAGACGGAAATTTATGGAAATAATAAGAAAAATAATGAAAAAAAAGAGATAGTGGATACTAGGAAGTATAGAAGTAAACATGATAGGTATACTAATAAATATAATATACAACCATTAAAGCCAATACAAAAAATTGGGTATATTGAAGCAGAAAGAGCTTTACTAAAATTAATTATAAATAATAAGACTTTTTTTCAGAGAGTAAAAGAACAACTTTGTTTTGAAGATTTTATGGATCAGTCGAATAGTAAAATTGCAGAACTGGTTTATGGATTATATGAGATTAACGATAGTATTGACTTAGAAGCAATTCTAAATCAATTGAATATAGAAGAAGTTTCAATATTACATCAAATTAAAAATAGTATTGTCCCGAAGGAGAATGTGGATAAGGCTTTAAATGATTATATAAAAACCATTCAAAAGCATAAGATCGTACAGAGGAAAATTTATATAGAAGAAGAATTAAAAAAACTTGAAAAAAAAGAAAATAAATCAAAAGAGCAGATAGTGAGGATAAGAGAGTTATGTATAGATTACGAAAAGTTACTGAGGGAATTAAAAAAATTGTAG
- the ppdK gene encoding pyruvate, phosphate dikinase yields the protein MGMKKYIYAFHEGNKEMKSLLGGKGANLAEMTKIGLPVPPGFTVTTEACNKYYEDDKKISQEIIDEVFNNLHELEEKIQKKFGDIENPLLVSVRSGAVISMPGMMDTILNLGLNDESVVGLAKATGNERFAYDSYRRFIQMFSDVVLNIQKYKFDHILEKEKELSKAQLDTDLTVENLKNIIKEYKTIVKKETRKEFPQGPKDQLLMAIEAVFDSWNNARAIVYREINDIPSHYGTAVNVQSMVFGNMGDTSGTGVAFTRNPATGEKKMFGEFLMNAQGEDVVAGIRTPQPIRELKNTMPKVYEQFVNVANLLETHYKDMQDIEFTIEKGRLYLLQTRNGKRTAAAAINVAVDMVGEGIIDKEVAVMRIEPTQLDQLLHPTFEKEAMEKIEKITQGLPASPGAATGKIYFNANDVVKAANEGERAILVRLETSPEDIEGMVSAQGILTARGGMTSHAAVVARGMGKCCVAGCGEIKVDEMNKVFKVDGKIFKEGDYISLDGNTGNVYGGKLPTKEPELSGNFAKLMSWADEIRTLKIRTNADTPRDALTAVKFGAEGIGLCRTEHMFFEEERIPAVRQMIVAQNVEERMEALNKLLPFQKNDFVGIFKAMGEKPVTVRLLDPPLHEFLPNNDDDIKILSEQIKVSYSTLKEIVEDLKEFNPMLGHRGCRLAITYPEIYEMQVRAIIMAAIEVKKEENIHIQPEIMVPLIGHEKELKIIKELIVKTADKVIEESSADLVYKIGTMIEVPRAALTADDIAKHAEFFSFGTNDLTQMTYAFSRDDAGRFIGEYRKKEIFEKDPFQRLDQNGVGKLMEIAVQLGRKTRTNIKLGICGEHGGDPESIDFCHRIGLEYVSCSPYRVPIARLAAAHSAIKNK from the coding sequence TTGGGTATGAAAAAATATATATATGCTTTTCATGAAGGAAATAAGGAAATGAAGTCATTGTTAGGAGGGAAGGGAGCAAACTTAGCAGAAATGACTAAAATAGGACTTCCTGTTCCTCCAGGATTTACGGTTACTACTGAGGCTTGTAACAAATATTATGAAGATGATAAAAAAATCAGCCAAGAGATTATAGATGAAGTTTTTAACAATCTTCATGAGTTAGAAGAAAAGATTCAGAAAAAATTTGGAGATATAGAAAATCCTTTGCTTGTTTCTGTAAGATCTGGCGCAGTTATTTCTATGCCTGGAATGATGGATACAATTTTAAATTTAGGACTTAATGATGAATCAGTGGTAGGACTTGCAAAAGCAACTGGCAATGAAAGATTTGCATATGATAGTTATAGAAGATTTATTCAAATGTTTAGTGATGTAGTTTTAAACATTCAAAAATATAAATTTGATCATATTTTAGAGAAAGAAAAGGAATTAAGTAAAGCCCAATTAGATACTGATTTAACTGTTGAAAATTTGAAAAATATTATCAAAGAGTATAAAACAATAGTTAAGAAAGAAACTAGAAAAGAATTTCCACAAGGTCCTAAAGACCAGTTACTTATGGCAATAGAAGCTGTTTTTGATTCATGGAACAATGCTCGTGCTATTGTTTATAGAGAAATCAATGATATACCAAGTCATTATGGAACAGCAGTAAATGTACAATCCATGGTTTTTGGAAATATGGGAGACACATCAGGTACAGGGGTAGCATTTACAAGAAATCCTGCAACAGGTGAGAAAAAAATGTTTGGTGAATTCTTAATGAATGCACAAGGAGAAGATGTTGTAGCAGGCATTCGAACACCTCAGCCGATTCGTGAACTCAAAAATACCATGCCAAAGGTTTATGAACAATTTGTAAATGTTGCGAATCTTTTAGAAACTCATTATAAAGATATGCAAGATATTGAGTTTACTATTGAAAAAGGAAGACTATATTTATTACAAACAAGAAATGGGAAAAGAACAGCAGCAGCAGCTATCAATGTAGCAGTAGATATGGTAGGAGAAGGGATTATCGATAAAGAAGTAGCTGTTATGAGAATTGAACCAACCCAACTAGATCAATTATTGCATCCAACTTTTGAAAAGGAAGCTATGGAAAAGATTGAAAAAATTACTCAAGGATTACCAGCATCTCCTGGGGCGGCTACAGGAAAGATCTATTTTAATGCCAATGATGTTGTAAAAGCAGCTAATGAAGGTGAAAGAGCTATCCTTGTAAGACTTGAGACATCTCCTGAAGATATTGAAGGAATGGTATCTGCACAGGGAATTTTAACAGCAAGAGGTGGAATGACGTCTCACGCTGCGGTTGTAGCAAGAGGTATGGGAAAATGTTGTGTAGCAGGATGTGGAGAAATAAAAGTTGATGAGATGAATAAAGTCTTCAAGGTAGATGGTAAAATATTCAAAGAAGGAGATTACATATCATTAGATGGGAATACGGGTAATGTCTATGGAGGTAAGCTTCCAACAAAAGAACCAGAGTTATCTGGTAATTTTGCAAAGTTAATGAGTTGGGCTGATGAGATAAGAACACTAAAGATTAGAACTAATGCAGATACACCAAGAGATGCTTTAACAGCTGTAAAATTTGGAGCAGAAGGAATTGGCCTTTGTAGAACAGAACATATGTTTTTTGAAGAAGAAAGAATTCCTGCTGTAAGACAGATGATTGTAGCACAAAATGTAGAAGAACGAATGGAAGCTTTAAATAAATTACTTCCATTCCAAAAGAATGACTTTGTTGGAATTTTTAAAGCTATGGGAGAAAAACCGGTGACTGTAAGACTTCTTGATCCACCACTACATGAATTTTTACCGAACAATGATGATGATATCAAAATATTATCTGAACAAATTAAGGTTTCGTACAGTACACTAAAAGAAATTGTTGAAGATTTGAAAGAATTTAATCCTATGCTTGGACATAGAGGCTGTAGATTAGCTATTACTTATCCTGAGATCTATGAGATGCAGGTAAGAGCAATCATTATGGCTGCAATAGAGGTGAAGAAAGAAGAAAATATTCATATTCAGCCAGAAATTATGGTACCACTTATTGGTCATGAAAAAGAGTTAAAAATTATCAAAGAACTTATTGTAAAAACTGCCGATAAAGTAATAGAAGAAAGTAGTGCAGATCTTGTATATAAAATTGGTACAATGATAGAGGTACCAAGGGCTGCATTAACAGCTGACGATATAGCAAAACATGCAGAATTTTTCTCCTTTGGTACAAATGATTTAACACAAATGACTTATGCTTTTTCAAGAGATGATGCGGGTCGGTTTATTGGAGAATATAGAAAAAAAGAAATATTTGAAAAAGATCCATTCCAAAGATTGGATCAAAATGGTGTTGGTAAATTAATGGAAATTGCTGTACAATTAGGAAGAAAAACAAGAACGAATATAAAATTAGGAATTTGCGGAGAACATGGTGGAGATCCAGAATCTATTGATTTCTGTCATAGAATAGGCCTTGAGTATGTTTCTTGTTCTCCTTATAGAGTACCTATTGCAAGATTAGCAGCAGCCCATTCAGCTATAAAAAACAAATAA
- the recO gene encoding DNA repair protein RecO, whose protein sequence is MLLKTDAVVLKQKKFGERDAVITLFSKKLGKIQGVAKGFKRIKGKYSVGTQPFCYGEFVLFKGKDLYQVSQVDLKQSFYKLREDVIKLTYASYILELTESIITEGQTNNRLFDLLVEYLHIFSNMNKEYETLTKAYELKLLMYSGYKPEINRCVSCGSTGNEEIKFSAREGGLLCRNCLGIDPYSMKISSVTINVMKYLMHTDLTQISKLKIKPNVLKELEKIVKHYIQTHIDKNQFKSLQFLEAIK, encoded by the coding sequence ATGCTTTTAAAGACAGATGCTGTGGTCTTAAAGCAAAAAAAGTTTGGTGAAAGAGATGCGGTTATTACATTATTTTCTAAAAAATTAGGAAAAATACAAGGAGTAGCAAAAGGGTTTAAAAGAATTAAAGGAAAATATTCAGTAGGAACACAGCCCTTTTGTTATGGAGAATTTGTGTTGTTCAAAGGAAAAGATTTATATCAGGTGTCTCAGGTAGATTTAAAACAATCCTTTTATAAACTTAGAGAAGATGTTATAAAATTAACCTATGCTTCATATATATTAGAATTAACGGAAAGTATTATTACAGAGGGACAGACGAACAACCGATTGTTTGATTTACTAGTTGAATATTTACATATTTTTTCTAATATGAATAAGGAATATGAAACCTTAACAAAAGCATATGAGTTAAAACTTTTGATGTATTCAGGCTACAAACCAGAAATCAATAGGTGTGTTAGTTGTGGAAGTACAGGAAATGAAGAGATTAAATTTAGTGCTAGAGAAGGTGGACTTTTATGTAGGAACTGTTTGGGCATAGATCCATATAGTATGAAAATTTCAAGTGTTACCATTAATGTAATGAAATATTTAATGCATACTGATTTAACTCAAATATCAAAACTTAAAATTAAGCCTAATGTATTAAAAGAGTTAGAAAAAATAGTTAAACATTATATTCAAACACATATAGATAAAAATCAGTTTAAGAGTTTGCAGTTTTTAGAAGCTATAAAATAA
- a CDS encoding DUF4342 domain-containing protein, with product MEITLEMIDQVRDRTGVSYKEAKEALEAVNGNVIDAIIHIEEAQNTKWTDNISGVGNEVVETLKDIIKKGNVTKIVLKRDGEVIMNIPITAGAVGAVLSPPIAMVGTVAALATKCKIEIVKTDGQIVDINEMAEETLENMKNTAEGTLGSLKSKVNEYTNKETTEKKDETIHLDKDEDKE from the coding sequence ATGGAAATTACATTAGAAATGATTGACCAAGTAAGGGATCGAACTGGTGTAAGTTATAAGGAAGCAAAAGAAGCTTTAGAAGCAGTAAATGGGAATGTGATAGATGCGATTATTCATATTGAAGAGGCGCAAAATACAAAATGGACAGATAATATCTCTGGAGTAGGTAATGAAGTAGTAGAAACGCTAAAAGATATTATTAAAAAAGGAAATGTCACGAAAATTGTTTTAAAGAGAGATGGGGAAGTAATTATGAATATTCCTATAACAGCTGGAGCAGTAGGAGCTGTTTTATCTCCACCTATTGCTATGGTAGGGACAGTAGCAGCTTTAGCAACAAAGTGTAAAATCGAAATTGTGAAAACAGATGGTCAAATTGTTGATATTAATGAAATGGCAGAGGAAACATTAGAAAATATGAAAAATACAGCAGAAGGTACACTAGGTAGTTTAAAATCAAAAGTAAATGAATATACTAATAAAGAAACAACAGAAAAAAAAGATGAAACTATTCATTTAGATAAAGATGAAGATAAAGAATAA
- the rpoD gene encoding RNA polymerase sigma factor RpoD — translation MSKKNQNKKVQSVKKLIEKGKKRGMLTYTEIMDTLEEIDIDKEQIEQVYDNLAAMGIEIVGEKEENTEEAKEEEEEVVELDISIPKGINIDDPVRMYLKEIGKVPLLSATEEIELAKRMEDGDEEAKRRLCEANLRLVVSIAKRYVGRGMLFLDLIQEGNLGLIKAVEKFDWRKGYKFSTYATWWIRQAITRAIADQARTIRIPVHMVETINKLIRISRQLLQELGREPKPEEIAKEMDLPEEKVRDILKIAQEPVSLETPIGEEEDSHLGDFIPDDDAPAPAEAAAFSMLKEQLVEVLDTLTPREQKVLRLRFGLDDGRARTLEEVGKKFDVTRERIRQIEAKALRKLRHPSRSKKLKDYLE, via the coding sequence ATGAGCAAGAAAAATCAAAATAAAAAGGTGCAATCTGTAAAAAAGCTTATAGAAAAAGGCAAAAAAAGAGGCATGCTGACATATACTGAAATTATGGATACCTTAGAAGAGATAGATATAGATAAGGAACAAATTGAACAAGTGTATGATAATTTAGCTGCAATGGGAATTGAGATTGTAGGTGAAAAGGAAGAAAATACTGAAGAGGCAAAAGAAGAAGAAGAAGAAGTAGTGGAACTAGATATTTCTATCCCAAAGGGGATTAATATAGATGACCCAGTAAGAATGTATCTTAAGGAAATTGGAAAAGTACCATTGCTTTCAGCTACAGAAGAGATAGAATTAGCAAAAAGAATGGAAGATGGGGACGAAGAAGCTAAAAGAAGACTCTGTGAAGCAAACCTAAGACTTGTTGTAAGTATTGCTAAGAGATATGTTGGAAGAGGCATGTTATTTTTAGATTTAATACAAGAAGGAAATTTAGGGCTAATTAAGGCTGTGGAAAAATTTGACTGGAGAAAGGGTTATAAATTCAGTACTTATGCAACCTGGTGGATAAGACAGGCCATTACACGAGCTATAGCAGACCAAGCAAGAACTATAAGAATTCCTGTCCATATGGTAGAAACAATCAATAAACTTATAAGAATATCAAGGCAACTCCTTCAAGAATTGGGAAGAGAACCGAAGCCTGAAGAGATTGCAAAAGAAATGGATCTTCCTGAAGAAAAGGTTAGAGATATATTGAAAATTGCTCAAGAACCAGTATCTTTAGAAACTCCTATTGGTGAAGAAGAGGACAGTCATCTTGGTGATTTTATTCCTGATGATGATGCTCCAGCTCCTGCAGAAGCAGCAGCCTTTTCAATGCTTAAAGAACAGTTAGTAGAAGTTTTAGACACCTTAACACCAAGAGAACAGAAGGTTTTAAGATTAAGATTTGGCTTAGATGATGGAAGAGCAAGAACGCTAGAAGAAGTTGGTAAAAAGTTTGATGTTACAAGGGAAAGAATAAGACAAATTGAAGCAAAAGCTTTAAGAAAGCTTAGACATCCTAGTAGAAGTAAAAAGTTAAAAGATTATTTAGAATAA